In Armatimonadota bacterium, the following are encoded in one genomic region:
- a CDS encoding rhomboid family intramembrane serine protease — MFFFLPYATDRPRRRTPWMTYALFTANCLIYLLYELPYWSQGGQGVGPFGFVPAQPELGALVRSMFSHGGPAHLAGNMLFLWLFGSVVEDVLGPLLLLAFYFGGQMGATLLDVSMAKAFAPASLEIPRVGASGAIAAVLGLSLVCFSRVRVRVFYVVGLFIFFWRVGVARVQAWFFLGVWLGMQVLGGVSSTVQGAMTGEAVGGVAYWAHIGGFGMGMALALVLGLPGRIRRRDLLSGASYSEDEGYRRYADLSEAVRRAPEDAEAWLELARSKERFNLGDDAAEAYTRAAALFLEHREPERAGRAYQALLRYDSTFTFPAAAQFDIAVGLARAGEHRAALTALNNLLRAHPTSPEAEVALMRAGELAEKTGEPGLAAGYFESLLSRYPHSTWRDYARQKLATLRR, encoded by the coding sequence ATGTTCTTCTTTCTGCCCTATGCGACCGACCGCCCCCGGCGGCGAACACCGTGGATGACCTACGCGCTGTTCACCGCCAACTGCCTCATCTACTTGCTGTACGAGTTGCCATACTGGTCGCAGGGGGGCCAAGGCGTCGGCCCCTTCGGCTTCGTGCCGGCGCAGCCCGAGCTGGGCGCGCTGGTGCGATCCATGTTCTCCCACGGCGGGCCCGCCCATCTGGCGGGCAACATGCTCTTCCTGTGGCTGTTCGGCTCGGTGGTGGAGGACGTGCTGGGTCCGCTGCTGTTGCTCGCGTTCTACTTCGGCGGGCAGATGGGCGCGACGCTGCTTGACGTGAGCATGGCCAAGGCCTTCGCGCCGGCGTCGCTGGAGATTCCGCGCGTCGGCGCGTCCGGGGCCATCGCCGCCGTCCTGGGACTGTCGCTGGTGTGCTTCTCGCGGGTGCGAGTGCGCGTGTTCTACGTCGTCGGTCTCTTCATCTTCTTCTGGCGCGTGGGCGTGGCGCGCGTCCAGGCTTGGTTCTTCCTCGGCGTATGGCTGGGGATGCAGGTGCTGGGGGGAGTGTCCTCGACCGTGCAGGGCGCCATGACCGGCGAGGCCGTCGGCGGCGTCGCCTACTGGGCGCACATCGGCGGGTTCGGCATGGGCATGGCCTTGGCGCTGGTGCTGGGGTTGCCCGGCAGGATCCGCCGCCGCGATCTGCTGTCGGGGGCCAGCTATAGCGAAGACGAGGGGTACCGGCGCTATGCGGACCTGAGCGAGGCGGTGCGCCGCGCGCCGGAGGACGCGGAGGCCTGGCTCGAGCTGGCGCGCAGCAAGGAGCGCTTCAACCTCGGTGACGACGCCGCCGAGGCTTACACCCGCGCCGCCGCCCTGTTCCTGGAGCATCGCGAGCCCGAGCGCGCTGGTCGCGCGTACCAGGCGCTGCTGCGCTACGATTCCACGTTTACCTTTCCCGCCGCGGCGCAGTTCGACATCGCGGTCGGCCTTGCCCGCGCCGGCGAACACCGCGCCGCCCTGACCGCGCTCAACAACCTGCTGCGCGCCCACCCCACCAGCCCCGAGGCGGAGGTGGCGCTCATGCGCGCCGGCGAGCTGGCGGAGAAGACGGGCGAGCCGGGCCTGGCGGCCGGCTATTTCGAGTCGCTGCTGAGCCGCTACCCTCACAGCACCTGGCGCGACTACGCGCGGCAGAAGCTCGCCACCTTGCGGCGGTGA
- the rdgB gene encoding RdgB/HAM1 family non-canonical purine NTP pyrophosphatase: MSFRAPATNPLPPPTGPIILATRNAHKLREVREILRGAGYEGDVRGLDEYPDAPEAAETGATFADNAAAKAVAVARHTGLLTVADDSGLEVDALGGQPGVRSNRFAGPNADDGARIAKLLGMMRDAAGTPTGDSVSVKRTARFRCAAAIATPAGEVTVVEGTVEGRIADAPRGKGGFGYDPVFIPRGYRRTMAQLSPAEKNRISHRGRAFRAAATLLARISM, encoded by the coding sequence ATGTCATTCCGAGCGCCAGCGACGAATCCCCTACCTCCTCCTACCGGCCCCATCATCCTCGCCACCCGCAACGCGCATAAGCTGCGCGAGGTGCGGGAAATCCTGCGCGGGGCGGGTTATGAAGGCGATGTGCGCGGGCTGGATGAATACCCCGACGCGCCCGAGGCGGCGGAAACCGGCGCCACCTTCGCCGACAATGCCGCCGCCAAGGCGGTCGCGGTGGCGCGCCACACCGGGCTGCTCACCGTCGCCGACGACTCCGGCCTGGAGGTGGATGCGCTCGGCGGACAGCCGGGGGTGCGGTCGAACCGCTTCGCCGGGCCGAACGCCGACGACGGCGCGCGCATCGCCAAGCTGCTGGGGATGATGCGTGACGCAGCGGGGACACCCACCGGAGACAGTGTCTCCGTAAAGCGCACGGCGCGGTTTCGCTGTGCGGCAGCGATCGCGACGCCGGCGGGGGAAGTGACGGTCGTCGAGGGCACGGTCGAGGGTAGGATCGCCGACGCCCCACGCGGCAAGGGCGGTTTCGGGTACGACCCGGTGTTTATTCCGCGCGGATACCGCCGCACCATGGCCCAGTTAAGCCCCGCCGAGAAGAACCGCATCAGCCACCGCGGCCGGGCCTTCCGCGCCGCGGCAACTCTGCTCGCGCGGATCTCGATGTAG
- the rph gene encoding ribonuclease PH, whose amino-acid sequence MPRADGRANDQLRPVNITRNFLKYAEGSCLVEMGDTHVICAASVEETVPPFLKGSGSGWVTSEYGMLPRSTAERTRREAARGGQGGRTFEIQRLIGRSLRAVTELRSLGERSIIVDCDVIQADGGTRTASITGGYVALVDALRGLQQRGVFKALPLIDAVAAVSVGIVQGEMLLDLGYQEDSTASVDMNVVMTGAMRLVEVQGTAEGTPFSREQMNHLLDLAQAGIKQLLAAQKAALG is encoded by the coding sequence ATGCCACGAGCCGACGGCCGCGCCAACGATCAACTGCGCCCGGTCAACATCACCCGCAACTTCCTCAAGTACGCCGAGGGGTCGTGCCTGGTGGAGATGGGCGACACCCACGTCATCTGCGCGGCGAGCGTGGAGGAGACGGTGCCGCCTTTTCTCAAGGGCAGCGGCAGCGGCTGGGTCACCAGCGAGTACGGGATGCTGCCCCGCTCGACCGCCGAGCGCACCCGCCGCGAGGCCGCGCGCGGCGGCCAGGGCGGGCGCACCTTCGAGATCCAGCGCCTCATCGGGCGCTCTCTGCGCGCCGTCACCGAGCTGCGCTCGCTGGGCGAGCGCAGCATCATCGTGGACTGCGACGTCATCCAGGCCGACGGCGGCACCCGCACCGCCTCCATCACCGGCGGCTACGTCGCCCTGGTGGACGCCCTACGCGGCCTGCAGCAGCGCGGGGTGTTCAAGGCGTTGCCGCTCATTGACGCCGTCGCCGCCGTCAGCGTCGGCATCGTCCAGGGCGAGATGCTGCTCGACCTCGGCTACCAGGAGGATTCGACCGCATCGGTGGACATGAACGTCGTTATGACCGGCGCCATGCGCCTGGTCGAGGTGCAGGGCACCGCGGAGGGCACGCCTTTCAGCCGCGAGCAGATGAACCACCTGCTCGACCTTGCCCAGGCCGGCATCAAGCAACTGCTCGCCGCGCAGAAGGCGGCGCTGGGATAA